One window of the Salvia splendens isolate huo1 chromosome 1, SspV2, whole genome shotgun sequence genome contains the following:
- the LOC121740867 gene encoding probable E3 ubiquitin ligase SUD1, whose product MSEIVLLIDDLRSSSSSSPSSSAASKICRICHEEEFESCQTLETPCACSGSVKFAHRDCVQRWCDEKGNTTCEICLQKFEPGYTSPPKKVQLIDATVTIRVSLEVPRNEQEEEDERLETESEDGDNRSASFCTTLALIFTALLLTRHVFAVVSGEGDYPFSLLTVLIAKASGILVPMYILIRILAALQTNIRHHYQNADTDSNSDDDDDDDEDEEQRPSSIRPLV is encoded by the exons ATGAGCGAAATCGTGTTATTGATAGATGATTTgagatcatcatcatcatcatctccttcttcttcagCAGCATCCAAAATTTGCAGAATTTGCCACGAAGAAGAATTTGAGAGCTGCCAAACTCTCGAGACTCCTTGTGCTTGCTCTGGCTCTGTAAAG TTTGCACACAGAGATTGCGTGCAGAGATGGTGCGATGAAAAGGGAAACACAACCTGTGAAATTTGCTTACAG AAATTTGAACCAGGCTACACATCGCCACCCAAAAAAGTACAGCTAATTGATGCAACTGTCACAATAAG GGTGAGTTTGGAAGTGCCAAGAAAcgagcaagaagaagaagatgaaaggCTTGAAACAGAAAGTGAAGATGGAGATAATAGAAGCGCTTCTTTTTGCACAACACTAGCTCTAATT TTCACAGCTCTGCTTTTAACAAGACACGTGTTTGCTGTTGTAAGTGGAGAAGGCGATTACCCTTTTTCACTTCTTACG GTGCTTATAGCCAAGGCCAGTGGTATACTAGTTCCCATGTACATACTCATTCGGATTTTAGCAGCACTACAGACCAACATTAGGCATCATTATCAG AATGCAGACACTGATTCAAActctgatgatgatgatgacgacgacgaAGATGAAGAGCAGCGGCCTAGTAGTATCCGCCCTCTAGTTTAA
- the LOC121795301 gene encoding universal stress protein A-like protein, with the protein MDNERKVVVAVDESEESMYALSWCLTNLVSPKTPNPNTTLILLYIKPPIPSYSSLDVTGYLFAGDVIATMEKYSKDMANSVMKRAEAVFNTCNSTVKVEKKVGSGDAKDVICAAVDTLEADILVMGSHDYGFIKRALLGSVSNYCAKHVKCPLVVVKRPKTC; encoded by the exons ATGGATAATGAGAGGAAAGTAGTGGTGGCAGTGGACGAAAGTGAAGAAAGCATGTATGCTCTATCATGGTGTCTCACCAATCTTGTATCACCAAAAACCCCCAATCCAAACACCACCTTAATCCTCCTCTACATCAAACCACCTATTCCTTCTTACTCTTCTTTAGATGTCACAG GGTATTTATTTGCTGGAGATGTGATTGCAACCATGGAGAAATACAGCAAGGATATGGCTAACTCGGTTATGAAAAGGGCGGAGGCAGTTTTCAATACTTGCAATAGCACA GTGAAAGTGGAGAAGAAAGTTGGAAGTGGAGATGCTAAGGATGTAATATGTGCTGCAGTGGACACACTAGAGGCAGACATCCTTGTCATGGGAAGCCATGACTATGGTTTCATAAAGAG GGCACTTTTAGGAAGTGTGAGTAATTACTGTGCTAAGCATGTAAAGTGCCCCTTAGTGGTAGTAAAGCGCCCAAAGACTTGCTAG